Within Williamwhitmania taraxaci, the genomic segment CCAATTAACTATGGTATTGAGGCAATCAAGTGGTATTATCTGGTGTTTCGGAAAACAAATAATGGCTATTGGCCTGCCTACAAAAGCGTTCTAAGCGGCATGGCGCTAGGGATTCTAACACCAAACCGAATTGGCGAACCCTTTGCGCGGGCGCTTATGGCACCATGTGGTAACTACCTAACTACGGCCGCGGCAGCCCTAATTTGTAGCTTTAGCCAACAAGCAGCCACCTTGCTTTTTGGCATTCTGGGCATGATAACCATTGCGAATAAATACAATTCCACCTCTGCTAACCTCCTTTGGTTTATTGGCATTGGAGCCATCCTTCTCGCCCTCTCCCTTTCCCTGCTGCTGCTTTCGCCCTCATTGCTTAAATGGACTGCCAATCACCATTTCACGCAGAGGGTAAAAAAGAGCATGGCGAATTTGGAATTATTTACCATTAAACAAGTTGCAACTGTTTTGGTGCTAAGCTTTATCCGCTACAGCATCTTTCTCGCCCAATACATATTCGTGCTCTACGCATTTGGGTGCAACCTAGCAATCTTGCAAGCAGCTAGCGCTGTGGCTTGTATTTTTTTGGTAGGGAGCATTATTCCCTTACCTGCCGTTATTGACATAGGAGTAAAGATATCCTTGGCCATGCTATTTCTGGGTTCGACTAGGAACAACGAAGAAGTGGCCGCAGCCGCAAGCACAACGATTTGGATAATGAACATAGCCATTCCGGCACTTACAGGAACAATTTTCGTTATTTCGAGCCCGTTTATACGTAAAAAGCAATCCATTTAATATGGAAAACATTTCGAGACATTAATTTTTGTGCCTCCCAAAAAAAACGATCAACTTCATTATATTTGTGAAAACTGTTTTTCAATGGAGATGTATACAAAGCCGTCGGGATCTCTTATTTCTTACTTTAGCAACAAGGTAAAACATCAAGGAGGGATAAACCTAGCACAAGGGATACCTGGATTTCAGCCACCTGATAAACTCATTGACATACTTATAAAGCACTCCACAACCGGATTTCACCAATACGCTCCTGGAAATGGAGATGCAGGGCTGTTAAATCTACTTACGGCACGCTACTCTAAGGATATCGACCTTTCCATCAACAATTTCCTAATTGTTCAAGGGGCAACCGAGGCGCTAAACCTAATCATCATTTACCTAAAACAGTATTTAGGAAAGTCATTCTCTATCATGGCATTCGATCCTGCCTATGAGAGTTACAAGAACTTACCCGCGATTTACGGCTGCAAATTCGTCCCCTTCCCTTTCAATGAAGATGGATCATTCGACCCCGATAAAGTCAGTGCTTTTGCACGAAAAAACGAGGTTAAGTTGCTCATATACTGTACTCCTGGAAATCCATACGGAAAAGTATTTTCAAAAGAAGAAACATTAACCTTACTCCGAATTGCCCGCGAGGAAGATTTCTTTGTTACGGTAGATGCCGTTTACCGAGATCTTTACTATACAAAGAAGCCATACTTGCCGGTAGAACAATTGAATCACAGGCTCTTCTATGTCAATAGTTTTTCCAAGATGCTTTCTATCACGGGTTGGCGCATAGGATATCTTATTGCTCATCAAAGCCACATGCCGGGTATTCGTGCAATCCATGACTACACCGGGTTGTGTGCATCGCATCTTTACCAGCGTGCCATTGCCGATTACCTGCTCAACGACAGATGCGGCAAGCCTTATACTGATGAGATAAGAGCGATACTCGCCGAAAACTATACAATTTTAAAAGAGACACTTGCCAAAATTGGATTCACCATTCCTCATGCCGATGGAGGTTACTTTGTTTGGGCCAAACTCCCTGTTGGCTACACCGATGGCTTTGAAGTGGCGATGGCCCTTTTTGAAGAGCAAAAAGTCGCAACCATCCCAGGGGAGCATTTCTCGGAAAATTCAAAAAGTTTCCTTCGGTTCAACATAGCACGGCCCAAGGAAGAGATACAGGAAGCAAGTCGCAGAATTGAGCGTTTCTTCAACAAGCGATGAACTCTCTTTTCATCATTTTCCTAATACTTCCATACTGTATTCTTTTATTAGCATTTACAGTTGGCGTTGTTTTGTCTCAAAGAAAGAAACAACCTAGCCATAGCGAGGCATTCATTTCAGTTATAATCGCGGCCCGTAATGAGGAAGAAAACATCGAGGAAGTTATAAATTCAATTCTGGCACAAGATTATCCCAGTAGTAATTTCGAAATAATTGTAGTAGACGATCATTCGGATGATGCGACCATAATACGGATTCCGCGGTCGCCGCTTGTTCGCATAGTAGTGCTACCCAATGGCTCTTTTGGAAAGAAAGCAGCATTAAAAGCAGGAGTTGAGACAGCCCTATTCCCCTACATTGCGGCCACTGATGCCGATTGTATCGCAAGCCCGTTTTGGTTAAAAACACTCGCTGGCACAATTAAGCAAAAACATCCTGCGCTTATTGTTGGCCCCGTAAGCCTTCCATTCTCAAACTCCTTCCTTGAGACATTTCAGCACTGGGAATTCAGGGCACTTCAAATGGTTACCTTTGGTAGTGCGGCCCTAAAATACCCAACCCTATGCAACGGGGCAAATCTTTGCTTTTCGAAGGATGAATACAACAGAGTTAATCTCAAAGAAGAGGAGACCCCGTCAGGAGATGACATTTTCCTTCTACATCATCTATTAAAGGAAAAAAAAGCGGTTGAATTTTGCTTGTCAAAAGAGATGCTTATCACGTCCAAACCAGAAACAGCTTTTTACGCAATGCTCCAGCAGAAAATTCGGTGGGCGTCAAAAAGTAAACATATAACCAATCCTGCAACATTAGCACTTGGGGGAATAACCTTTATAACAAACCTCATTGCAGTTGCTGTGATCCCCTATACTATAGTAAATCCAGAGCGATACATCTCCATTTCATTGATATGGGGACCTAAGATAATAGCAGAGGCTATACTCGTTTTTGTACCGGGTAAAAAAGTCTATGGCGCTTATCCGAAAACGGCTAGCTTTATATTATCGGCACTACTGATGCCATTTTATGCTACTTTTGTAGCCCTTGCATCACTCTTTCTGAAATTTACATGGAAAAAAAGAACGCAGAGTTAGAAAACCGTTCAGGCTCCTTAACCGAGATAGCCCTGCGGAAACTACGCAAGAACAAGTTAGCAATGGTTTCCGTAGTGTTCATTGGAGTATTAACTCTCGTTGCAATTCTTGGATATGCGATTACCCCGGACTCCACCCCTAATGCCAACGATCAGCACCTAGAACTTGCGGCGTGCAAGCCCGGCTTCTCAACCTCTTTCCTCCGAATAAAACAAAACCAGACCATTGAGCAACACAACTTCTTCTACCGGATGCTTTTTGGCCAAGAGTCGGGGGTTACAACCATACCAATATACAGCTACAAAATTATTGGGGATAGCGTAAGAGTAGAACTCTTCACAGGCGATAAAACCGAACCATTAACAGCCACCTATGGCCTAGTTAATGCGCTATTTGCCATAGATCCATTGGAACAACCACAAAAGAAAAATGCCATTTATACCTACAAAAGCGTCGACGGTTCCATTCATACGGTTTCAATAGCTGAGTTAAAAAAAGAAGCAGCCGAAAATTTAATTGAAACACGCTACTACCTTCTTGGCACCGATCGGTTCGGCCGAGATTTGCTGAGTCGTCTAATCCTTGGCACACGTATCTCCTTGTCGGTCGGTTTTGTGGCCGTTAGCATCTCCCTAATCATTGGCCTCTTTTTGGGTGCAACCGCGGGTTACTACGGAAAAACAATCGACCATGCCATTTCATGGCTAACCAATGTTTTTTGGTCAGTTCCAACACTGCTTGTGGCCATAGCCATAACACTCCTGCTGGGAAAAGGGTTCTGGCAAGTATTTGTTGCCATTGGTCTTACCATGTGGGTGGAAGTGGCCAGAGTGGTGCGAGGACAAGTAATGGGGCTTCGCGAGAAAGAGTTTGTTGAAGCCGCAAAAGTGATAGGACTTAGCAATCGACGTATTATTTTTAGGCATATTTTGCCCAATGCCATCAATCCAGTTATTATCATTTCTGCAGCCAACTTTTCCGCCGCCATTCTAATTGAAGCAGGATTGAGTTTTCTCGGCATTGGTGTTCAGCCACCTGCGCCTACATGGGGCGGAATGGTTAAGGATCACTACGGCTATATCATTCTCGATTCCGCCTACATGGCACTGCTCCCTGGACTCGCCATAATGATTACCGTGCTTGCCTTCAACATTATTGGCAATGGACTTAGAGACGCACTTGATACTAAAGAATCTAAATAAATAATTGCATCATGCAACCCAAAGTAAAACTACGAAAGGTGGAATACAATTGCCAACTCGAAGATGATTCCAGCTCAAATTCACTTTTCATGCCTACAGTCGTTATTTTTTTTATAGCCCTTCTTTTATCATCAAGTTCGGCCCATTCGCAATGGCTCCAAGACTTAAGAGGCAGTCAGTACAACTCACTCACGGTGCAGTACTGGAAGGCCCAGGAAATTAATGAAACGGCAACCTCTTATAAGACGGGTACGCCAGTAACGAACCAAGCACAAATAACCTTCTCGGTTGATCGACGGCAAATAAACCAATCGGTTAGCCAAGATGGGGTTAAAATTGAAAGCAATGTATTTTCGTTCAATCCTCGAAAGCAAATATTGTCCAAAACGCTTCGCCGCAGTACCGATGGAATACAATGGTCACTCGAAAAATCGGTTTACGCCTATAAAGGGGACCTATTAGGTATGGTTAACTCCATCAAGCTCAATGGAGAACTTATTTATTTCCTTATGGTAAAAAACGACAGTCTTGGATTGCCCATAAAAGTGGAACAACGTTCACCTGACAGCACCCTAATGGCCATAGAAGTAGGAATTCCAGACTATGCACATAATAAAATCATCTATAAACTTATGGATGCCAGTGGTAGAACTGTATCGACATCAGAAGGACGAATTGCTGTAAAGAAAACAGGAAATGAAAAATACAATCTCCATGGCGATTGTTTTTTATACCCTAGGAACGACACTCCATCCGACCAAATATTCTGTTATGTGGAGTTCGATTACGACAGCAATGGAAATTGGGTTAAGAAAAAAATATATGAAGGAGAGATTGACAGCACAAAAAATCTCATTAAACCCCAGTTGGTAATGGAATATAAGCGAAAGATAAAATATATCAAGTAACACTATCCGTAAAAAACACAGCCCGGACCAAATAGCCCGGGCTGTGTTTTTTTTTAAGATAGCACAAACTACTTTAACTCCACAACTCTATAGGTGGAGAGTTGCCCATTTGAATTTACACGTATAATATAGGCCCCTTCATTACTCTCTTTTTCATCGTTACTAAATATGAAGGAATGATCGCCTGCCGGTAACGTTGCCGAAACAAGTTGCTTCACCAATCTTCCTGAAACATCAAAAACATCAATGGTTAATGACGTCACATCAGAAAGATTCACCGCAATAGTGGCTTGTCCCCTAAATGGATTTGGGAACACCTTTATACTTGGAGCAAGTTTTACACCCTCCATGAACAACGATCCCCTCTCCGCTGGAATAACAGTGCTATAGGCGGCCCGCGTCGACACCGTTGGAACGGATTTACTGCCATTAAGTCCAGAAACACTACTTTTAATAAGGACCATAAGAGGATAGCGCGAGTCTTGTGAATACCACCGAATGGATTCATCGACATAGTAGAACCGCTGTCCATTCAAATTCGTTTCATACTTTTTAACCTCTTTTACACGCAGTACATTTACGTGTTCTTTTCCATCTGGAAGGATGAGAGTTCCGAGCCCATCACCCGCCACCGAATAAGTTCCAACCATAGAACCCATCACCTTATCCCCAGCAATGTATTCTGCCGAAAAATCGCCAGAAAACTCGCGGCCAAAGGAGAACGGAAACTTCATTTTTACGAATGGCTTGGTATACTGAATTCGAGTCCCACCTTGACCCGACAAGTAACCCCATTGCTCTAGTTTTTCCTCAGTTGTATTAAAAACAAAAAGATTTCCAAACTCTTCGAGCGTGGTGTTGCCAGCAGAAAAAAGTGCACCGGCTCGTGAAAGAGAAAGAGAGGTAAGAGACCCAGAAAACGTACCTGTATTTTTAACCTCAGAAAAATCCCAACGAGTATTGACACCCGTTTCACCCGGATCGACATAACTTGTCAACTGCATACGATTTTCTGTTCCAGCCAACAATCCATGGATTTTGTAGGTAAGAACAACCTGCGATTGGCCAGAAACACCCCATAAGAGTGATACTGCTAAGAGTAAAAGTTTGTTCATCCTTGTAAGATTTAAATTTAAATACTACATATGACTACACACCAACTACACTTCGTCAATCAAATTAAAATTTTAATAAATAGGAGCAAACCAATAAACTATTCAGAAGATAGCCACGTCGAAAGTTACAAAACGAATTTACAAAAAACCAGGAATGAAAGCTAAAAGCTCCGTTTCCTTAGCGAAAAAAAGATAATGATAATGGAAAACAGTGAGTATAACACTGCAACAACAACGGTAATCCAGATAGAGACAATCGGAGCGAAAACCTCTGCAACGGTAGATTTAAGTGCGGCAAGTTCTGGATTATTCATCACTGCCAAGCCAAAAAAATCGGGCATTGGAGCTAGATTCTGAAGTGCCCTAAACGGAAAGAAAAATCTCACAAAATCGGGAAGAAAGGTTCTTATAACAACCTCCAACGGCATAAGAACAACAAATGCTAAAACAGAAAGAGCTGTATTCCTAATAAGGAAGGAGATAATCAATGCGATGGCTAGCAGAAAAAAAGTATGCAAAAAGAAAAAGAGAGAAACTTCTACCCCGTGATAAACATCATTCAGGGAAACCGTATTTGAATAGTAGGCACCAAAGAGGAGTGTAACCACGAAAAGCACTAATGCCCAAAAGAGAGACAGGCTGATTGCCAATAATACCTTCGCACCTAACAGTTCAAATCGTTTTAGCCCATTGGCCAGTTGAAAGTGATAGGTTCGTTCGCCAAATTCAGCCCCAACAATCACAAGCATGGCAAATGCTGTAAACAGGCTTATCCAACTGAGTAGCCAGGCGAAAGAAGTCCAAATATGAGGAAATTCGAAAAAAGGGTGTGCAGAAACTCCTTGGATATTAAGGTCAATATTGGATCCAACAAAAATAATAGCCAAAAAAACAAATAATTGAGCTGCAATAGAAATACTGAAAGCATAAAACGATTTCGCCTTTAACCATTCAATTTCCAATAAAGTCAGCCACCGCCTCATGCAAGAACCTCCTCTTTCATAAGATTTATGAAGCGAGTTTCCATGCTTGATTTTTGCTGTTCCAACCGCGAAAGAACAATACCATTCTCAAAAGCAAAGCGATTCACATCGGAAGGGGTAATCCCTTCGGCGGGTAGTAATTCCAGCGCGCCTTCAATTTCATTACACGATCGAACCATCGGAGAGTCAACAAAGATAGACCGTAAATGCTCCATTTCGGGAGCAGCTAGGACAAACTTCTCTTGGCTCCAGAAAACATCCTCGATGGATCCATTCACAAGCCGCCGACCCCGCTTTAGCACTACGACATGGGTACACAGCTGTTCTATCTCACTCAATAGATTGCTTGACAATATAATGGTCTTACCCTGCTCGTGAAGCGATGCTATTAACGATCGGATTTCTTCAGTGCCCTCAGGATCGACACCAAGGGTAGGCTCGTCGAAAACCAGCACATTAGGATTCCCAACAAGCGCAGACGCGATACCAAATCGCTGGCGTAAACCAGGAGTTAAAGTAGAAAATTTAACACCTGCCCGGTCAGCTAACCCGACCTTCGACAGCACATCTTTTGCCTGAAAATGCGAAATATTCTTAAGTTTCGAAACAATGGCGAGATTCTCGGAGAGCGAAAGGTTCATGTAAAACTTGGCCGGCGATAGCAAAGCACCAACCGAGTGTGACTTATGGAAACATTTACTACCCCCACTCCAATCAACTTCACCTTCGTCGGGAAGAACCACTCCGAGTAAAACACCTAGAGCCGACGTTTTACCACTACCGTTTGGACCCAATATTCCCATAACCTGACCGGGATAGACCTTTAAAGAAAAATTCTTTAAGGCCCTTATCTCCCTGTAAGATTTATAAACATGCGATACCGTAATAATTGGAGAATCGGCCTCCATGAAAAACAGTTTAGTTACCCATTTCGGACATAAACTTGATACGCAACAAACGAATCTCCTCCTCAGAGAAATCGGTCTCACCGAGTTCTTTTAGTGCATCGGCAATCGATTCATTTTCAGCTTCCATGAAGTAGTCGAAAATTTCACCTTGCTTCTCTTCGTCAAGAACTTCATTAATATAATAATCAATATTGATTTTTGTCCCACTACTTACAATCGACTCAATTTCAGTAAGAAGATCATTCATCTCAATATTCTTGGCTTCACAAATATCGCTAAGCGACAGTTTCCTATCAATGCTCTGGATGATGTATACCTTAAGTCCCGATTTGTTGACTACCGATTTCACCACAAGGTCTTGAGGCCGCACAATCTCTTTCTCCTCAACGTAGACTTTGATCAGTTCAATAAACTCCTTCCCATAACGCTTTGCCTTACCAGCACCCACGCCCGCAATATTTTGCATTTCCTCCATGCTGGTAGGATACTGAATCGACATGTCCTCAAGGGAAGGGTCTTGGAAAATAACAAACGGAGGTAAATTCAACTTTTTGCTCATTTTTCGGCGCAAATCTTTGAGTAAAGCAAAGATCTCCTCATCAGCAGCGGTGCTTTTGTTTCCTGCAGGACCAGAGGCTTCATCGTCGTCCCCCTCTTCGTATTCATGGTCTTGCGAAAGCATCACCGTGTATGGATTTTCCATATACTCCTTACCCTTAGGCGAGAGCATCAAGGTACCATAGTTCTCAATGTCTTTTTCAATCAATCTAAGCACAAGTCCTTGGCGGATAATCGCATTCCAAAAACGGACATCCTTCTCCGAACCACATCCAAACAGCTCGAGATGATGGTGTTTATAAGATTTCACAGAGGTAGAGGCATTACCAACAAGGATGTTGGCCACGTGATCGGCCTTAAACTTCTCCTGAACAGCAATTATAACATCCAACGCAAGGAGAAGATCGTCTTTTCCATCAAACTTGGTTTTTGGATGCAAGCAGTTATCACAGTGCTCGCAGTTTTCCTGCTCGTATACCTCTCCAAAATAGTTAAGGAGCATCTTCCTCCGACAAACCGCCGATTCAGCATAGGCAACGGTCTCAATCAATAGCTGCTTCCCGATTTCTTGTTCGGCAACCGGCTTGCCCTGCATGAATTTTTCCAACTTCTGAATATCCTTGTAGGAGTAGAATGTTAGGCAATGTCCTTCGCCACCATCACGGCCAGCACGACCAGTTTCCTGGTAATAGCCCTCCAAACTCTTGGGAATATCGTAGTGAATAACATAGCGCACATCCGGTTTATCAATTCCCATCCCAAAAGCTATGGTAGCCACAATGACATCGACATCCTCCATCAAGAATTTATCCTGATTATCGGACCTCGTATTTGAATCCATACCGGCATGATAGGCCAATGCCTTAATACCATTAACCTGCAAGGCTTCAGCCATCTCCTCTACCTTTTTACGGCTGAGGCAGTATATAATACCCGATTTTCCAAGGTTATTCTTGATGAACCGAATGATTTCACGCGTCGCACCCACTTTGGGCCTCACCTCGTAGTATAGGTTTTCACGATTAAACGATGACTTAAACACCTTCGCATCGAGAATCCCAAGATTTTTTTGAATATCGTTCTGCACCTTTGGCGTAGCAGTAGCAGTAAGTGCAATTACAGGTGCCTTTCCTATCTCCCCAATAATGGGACGAATACGCCGGTATTCTGGTCTAAAGTCGTGCCCCCATTCCGAAATACAGTGAGCCTCATCAATTGCATAGAAAGAAATCTTAATTTGCTTTAAAAGTTGAATATTCTCCTCCTTCGTAAGCGACTCCGGGGCTACGTATAGCAACTTGGTTTTCCCTGCAAGCAAGTCTTCCTTAACTTGATTGATAGCGGCCTTGGTGAGCGATGAATTAAGAAAATGGGCAATTCCATCATCCATGCTTAAACTCCGCAGCACATCCACCTGATTTTTCATCAGTGCAATGAGCGGAGATATAACAATTGCTGTTCCGTCCAGAATTAGTGCTGGGAGTTGATAGCAAAGCGATTTACCACCACCTGTGGGCATTAGCACAAAAGCGTCCTCCCCATCCAGAACGTTTTGAATGATTGCCTCCTGATTACCCTTAAATGTCGAGAAGCCAAAAAACTTCTTGAGATACTCAGAAAGCGTAACATTTTTTGCGTTCATTTTTCCTCCTCCAATCGAATAAATATATTATTTTACTGACATACAAGCATATACAATTAAATGCACAGCCAATCAAAAGTATGTAAAAAGAAAAATATTTCAAACTTAAAAAACCAATACTTGACGAATATCATCAAAAAATAAAAGAACGGATAACAATAATAGCCTAGTGCTGATTTTTAAAATCTTTAAACTAAATTTACACAATTTTTTGAGTAAGCCCTACCCAATTGACCGCTAGGTAAAAATTATTGACAAAAGAACACCTATGGCAAAAGAACAGAAAGTAAATATCAAAGAGTTAGCGATCAAAACAATTCTTACCGAAGCGCAAGCCATCGAAAAGTTGGCAGAAATGGTAGACGATAGTTTTGAAAAGGTAGTGTCTTTGATATACAACAGCAACGGGAGGGTAATTGTTACGGGAATTGGAAAAAGCGCCATAATTGCCAATAAGATTGTGGCAACGCTTAATTCCACCGGTACTCCAGCAATTTTTATGCACGCAGCCGATGCAATTCATGGTGATTTGGGGATTATCCAACCCGACGACATCATTATCTGCCTGTCGAAGAGTGGTACCACCCCTGAAATTAAGGTCCTCATTCCTCTTATTCATAATATGGGAAACCCAATTGTGGCAATAGTAAGTAATGTTGACTCCTATCTTGGTCAAAAAGCCACTTTTGTTTTAAAGGCGACTGTTGACCAAGAGGCCTGCCCAAACAACCTAGCACCCACCTCTAGTACTACCGCTCAGCTGGTAATTGGAGATGCCCTAGCCGTGTGTCTACTAAAACTCAGAGGATTTTCGGACAAAGATTTTGCCCGCGTTCATCCTGGAGGAGCATTAGGAAAGAAACTCTACATGAGGGTTAGCGACATCTTCTCCGAAGCAAACCCACCGAGAGTGAGCACCAACGCCAAAATCAGAACAATCTTGCTCGAAATATCGAGTAAACGATTAGGCGCAACTGCGGTAATCGACGAAAATGAAAAATTGGTAGGCATTATTACTGATGGAGACCTGCGACGAATGTTGGCCAACAACAATCCGGTGGACATGGTTACAGCCAAAGAAATCATGTCGGCCAACCCTAAGACTATTGAGAAAGATGAAATGGCCATTTCCGCATTCAACCTGATGGAGCAAAACAAAATCACACAACTTGTGGTTACTGCCGAAGGTGTTTATGTTGGAATGATTCATCTGCACGACATTCTTAAGGAAGGCGTGGTATAAATTTATTCTTCTCGTTGCTCGCATCGATATAAAGTAAGGGGAAACCTATTTAAAGACAATGACAAATTCAATAATAAAGCACCTCAGCAAAATGCTGGGGTTACTGCTGCTTCTTACGATTAATACATCTCTTCTATCGTATGGACAGACTACAAAAATAAGAGGCCGTATTACCGATTTTACCACCGGTGAACCGCTCCCTTATGTTAACATCTCCATTTCAGGAACCTCTGTTGGGACTATTACAGATTTCAATGGAGATTATTACTTAGAAACGAGGGTAAAAGGTGACTCTCTTTCCGTTTCGTATTTAGGATATGCACCTCTCAGTCAGGCTATAAAATACAATATTTTCCAAACCATCGACTTTAAGTTGGTTTCGAATAACATCTTAATGGAAGGAGTAGTAGTTAGGCCCGGTGAAAATCCAGCACATCCAATTATCCGGAAAATAATTGCTAACAAGGCACAAAATAACCCCGAACGACTCGACCACTACCAGTATGAAAGTTACAATAAGGTAGAAATTGACCTCAACAACGTGGATGAGGAGATGAAAAACAAGAAGAT encodes:
- a CDS encoding ABC transporter ATP-binding protein; protein product: MEADSPIITVSHVYKSYREIRALKNFSLKVYPGQVMGILGPNGSGKTSALGVLLGVVLPDEGEVDWSGGSKCFHKSHSVGALLSPAKFYMNLSLSENLAIVSKLKNISHFQAKDVLSKVGLADRAGVKFSTLTPGLRQRFGIASALVGNPNVLVFDEPTLGVDPEGTEEIRSLIASLHEQGKTIILSSNLLSEIEQLCTHVVVLKRGRRLVNGSIEDVFWSQEKFVLAAPEMEHLRSIFVDSPMVRSCNEIEGALELLPAEGITPSDVNRFAFENGIVLSRLEQQKSSMETRFINLMKEEVLA
- a CDS encoding glycosyltransferase; this encodes MNSLFIIFLILPYCILLLAFTVGVVLSQRKKQPSHSEAFISVIIAARNEEENIEEVINSILAQDYPSSNFEIIVVDDHSDDATIIRIPRSPLVRIVVLPNGSFGKKAALKAGVETALFPYIAATDADCIASPFWLKTLAGTIKQKHPALIVGPVSLPFSNSFLETFQHWEFRALQMVTFGSAALKYPTLCNGANLCFSKDEYNRVNLKEEETPSGDDIFLLHHLLKEKKAVEFCLSKEMLITSKPETAFYAMLQQKIRWASKSKHITNPATLALGGITFITNLIAVAVIPYTIVNPERYISISLIWGPKIIAEAILVFVPGKKVYGAYPKTASFILSALLMPFYATFVALASLFLKFTWKKRTQS
- a CDS encoding lysylphosphatidylglycerol synthase domain-containing protein, translated to MPLSRKSLFAILGMLVWIFLTWRLFPHIRDTFQNGESLLENLSFNLLAIAVLLIPINYGIEAIKWYYLVFRKTNNGYWPAYKSVLSGMALGILTPNRIGEPFARALMAPCGNYLTTAAAALICSFSQQAATLLFGILGMITIANKYNSTSANLLWFIGIGAILLALSLSLLLLSPSLLKWTANHHFTQRVKKSMANLELFTIKQVATVLVLSFIRYSIFLAQYIFVLYAFGCNLAILQAASAVACIFLVGSIIPLPAVIDIGVKISLAMLFLGSTRNNEEVAAAASTTIWIMNIAIPALTGTIFVISSPFIRKKQSI
- a CDS encoding pyridoxal phosphate-dependent aminotransferase, giving the protein MEMYTKPSGSLISYFSNKVKHQGGINLAQGIPGFQPPDKLIDILIKHSTTGFHQYAPGNGDAGLLNLLTARYSKDIDLSINNFLIVQGATEALNLIIIYLKQYLGKSFSIMAFDPAYESYKNLPAIYGCKFVPFPFNEDGSFDPDKVSAFARKNEVKLLIYCTPGNPYGKVFSKEETLTLLRIAREEDFFVTVDAVYRDLYYTKKPYLPVEQLNHRLFYVNSFSKMLSITGWRIGYLIAHQSHMPGIRAIHDYTGLCASHLYQRAIADYLLNDRCGKPYTDEIRAILAENYTILKETLAKIGFTIPHADGGYFVWAKLPVGYTDGFEVAMALFEEQKVATIPGEHFSENSKSFLRFNIARPKEEIQEASRRIERFFNKR
- a CDS encoding ABC transporter permease, yielding MEKKNAELENRSGSLTEIALRKLRKNKLAMVSVVFIGVLTLVAILGYAITPDSTPNANDQHLELAACKPGFSTSFLRIKQNQTIEQHNFFYRMLFGQESGVTTIPIYSYKIIGDSVRVELFTGDKTEPLTATYGLVNALFAIDPLEQPQKKNAIYTYKSVDGSIHTVSIAELKKEAAENLIETRYYLLGTDRFGRDLLSRLILGTRISLSVGFVAVSISLIIGLFLGATAGYYGKTIDHAISWLTNVFWSVPTLLVAIAITLLLGKGFWQVFVAIGLTMWVEVARVVRGQVMGLREKEFVEAAKVIGLSNRRIIFRHILPNAINPVIIISAANFSAAILIEAGLSFLGIGVQPPAPTWGGMVKDHYGYIILDSAYMALLPGLAIMITVLAFNIIGNGLRDALDTKESK
- the recQ gene encoding DNA helicase RecQ yields the protein MNAKNVTLSEYLKKFFGFSTFKGNQEAIIQNVLDGEDAFVLMPTGGGKSLCYQLPALILDGTAIVISPLIALMKNQVDVLRSLSMDDGIAHFLNSSLTKAAINQVKEDLLAGKTKLLYVAPESLTKEENIQLLKQIKISFYAIDEAHCISEWGHDFRPEYRRIRPIIGEIGKAPVIALTATATPKVQNDIQKNLGILDAKVFKSSFNRENLYYEVRPKVGATREIIRFIKNNLGKSGIIYCLSRKKVEEMAEALQVNGIKALAYHAGMDSNTRSDNQDKFLMEDVDVIVATIAFGMGIDKPDVRYVIHYDIPKSLEGYYQETGRAGRDGGEGHCLTFYSYKDIQKLEKFMQGKPVAEQEIGKQLLIETVAYAESAVCRRKMLLNYFGEVYEQENCEHCDNCLHPKTKFDGKDDLLLALDVIIAVQEKFKADHVANILVGNASTSVKSYKHHHLELFGCGSEKDVRFWNAIIRQGLVLRLIEKDIENYGTLMLSPKGKEYMENPYTVMLSQDHEYEEGDDDEASGPAGNKSTAADEEIFALLKDLRRKMSKKLNLPPFVIFQDPSLEDMSIQYPTSMEEMQNIAGVGAGKAKRYGKEFIELIKVYVEEKEIVRPQDLVVKSVVNKSGLKVYIIQSIDRKLSLSDICEAKNIEMNDLLTEIESIVSSGTKINIDYYINEVLDEEKQGEIFDYFMEAENESIADALKELGETDFSEEEIRLLRIKFMSEMGN
- a CDS encoding T9SS type A sorting domain-containing protein encodes the protein MNKLLLLAVSLLWGVSGQSQVVLTYKIHGLLAGTENRMQLTSYVDPGETGVNTRWDFSEVKNTGTFSGSLTSLSLSRAGALFSAGNTTLEEFGNLFVFNTTEEKLEQWGYLSGQGGTRIQYTKPFVKMKFPFSFGREFSGDFSAEYIAGDKVMGSMVGTYSVAGDGLGTLILPDGKEHVNVLRVKEVKKYETNLNGQRFYYVDESIRWYSQDSRYPLMVLIKSSVSGLNGSKSVPTVSTRAAYSTVIPAERGSLFMEGVKLAPSIKVFPNPFRGQATIAVNLSDVTSLTIDVFDVSGRLVKQLVSATLPAGDHSFIFSNDEKESNEGAYIIRVNSNGQLSTYRVVELK
- a CDS encoding KpsF/GutQ family sugar-phosphate isomerase, whose translation is MAKEQKVNIKELAIKTILTEAQAIEKLAEMVDDSFEKVVSLIYNSNGRVIVTGIGKSAIIANKIVATLNSTGTPAIFMHAADAIHGDLGIIQPDDIIICLSKSGTTPEIKVLIPLIHNMGNPIVAIVSNVDSYLGQKATFVLKATVDQEACPNNLAPTSSTTAQLVIGDALAVCLLKLRGFSDKDFARVHPGGALGKKLYMRVSDIFSEANPPRVSTNAKIRTILLEISSKRLGATAVIDENEKLVGIITDGDLRRMLANNNPVDMVTAKEIMSANPKTIEKDEMAISAFNLMEQNKITQLVVTAEGVYVGMIHLHDILKEGVV